A stretch of Bombina bombina isolate aBomBom1 chromosome 2, aBomBom1.pri, whole genome shotgun sequence DNA encodes these proteins:
- the LOC128649864 gene encoding uncharacterized protein LOC128649864, with amino-acid sequence MKLSILGATGQTGLYLVSQALENGHEVTALVRNASKLTIQHENLKVVECNIFSAESLSEHFQGKDAVMSCLGFPYKLFSSISGYTDSMTAVVTAMRQAEVTRMVTMTSWYTGPGSGQNSSFFVRNLLIPLIKSVLTNMHEMEQYLEKECSDLNWTVVRPPGLQNYPASDKEIVTYEGFFVPDDKGYPVTNTVARGDVARFMLSVLNDAQWTRKIVAMCCKS; translated from the exons ATGAAGCTATCTATCCTTGGAGCTACCGGTCAGACTGGTTTATACTTGGTCTCACAAGCCCTAGAAAATGGACATGAAGTGACAGCCCTTGTGAGAAATGCCAGCAAACTCACCATTCAGCATGAGAACTTAAAG GTCGTGGAATGTAATATATTTTCAGCAGAATCATTATCAGAGCATTTTCAAGGTAAAGATGCTGTCATGTCTTGCCTGGGCTTTCCTTACAAGCTTTTTTCATCTATCAGTGGATACACTGACTCAATGACTGCCGTTGTGACCGCCATGCGTCAGGCTGAAGTGACAAGGATGGTGACAATGACTTCTTGGTATACTGGCC CTGGCTCTGGTCAGAACTCTTCCTTTTTTGTGCGTAATCTACTCATACCGCTCATTAAAAGCGTGCTTACAAATATGCATGAGATGGAGCAATACTTGGAGAAGGAATGTTCTGATCTTAACTGGACGGTGGTCAGACCTCCAGGACTTCAAAACTATCCAGCCTCAG ATAAAGAAATAGTGACGTATGAAGGCTTTTTCGTTCCTGATGATAAAGGTTATCCAGTAACCAATACTGTGGCTCGAGGAGATGTAGCTCGATTTATGCTCTCTGTGCTCAATGATGCACAATGGACCAGAAAAATTGTGGCAATGTGTTGTAAATCATAG